The Polaribacter tangerinus genome has a segment encoding these proteins:
- the aspS gene encoding aspartate--tRNA ligase, with amino-acid sequence MYRSHSCGELRSSHVNTEVTLAGWVQKSRDKGFIIWVDLRDRYGVTQLMFDEERTPKEMMDKAKSLGREFVIQVTGTVIERESKNDKLPTGNVEVLVSKLEILNASVTPPFTIEDNTDGGDDIRMKYRYLDIRRNPVKNSLIFRHKVAMEVRKYLSDQDFIEVETPYLIKSTPEGARDFVVPSRMNEGQFYALPQSPQTFKQLLMVGGMDKYFQIVKCFRDEDLRADRQPEFTQIDCEMAFVEQEDILNIFEGLTRHLLKEVNNVEVEKFPRMLYDDAMRLYGNDKPDIRFGMEFAELNEVTQHKDFGVFNSAELVIGIAVPGGNAYTRKEIDNLIKWVKRPQVGALGMIYCRVQEDGSFKSSVDKFYDQEDLAKWAAKTGAKTGDLICVLSGETNKVRAQLSALRMELAERLGLRDPKVFAPLWVIDFPLLELDEETGNYHAMHHPFTSPKPGQIELLDTNPGAVKANAYDLVLNGNEIGGGSIRIHDKKTQATMLKHLGFSEEEAKAQFGFLMDAFEYGAPPHGGLAFGLDRLVAILGGHETIRDFIAFPKNNSGRDVMIDAPAYIHNEQLQELHLKLNVKEPT; translated from the coding sequence ATGTATAGAAGTCATTCTTGTGGCGAGTTAAGAAGTTCGCATGTAAATACAGAAGTAACATTGGCAGGTTGGGTGCAAAAATCTCGAGATAAAGGGTTTATTATTTGGGTAGATTTGAGAGATAGATACGGCGTTACCCAGTTGATGTTTGATGAAGAGAGAACACCAAAAGAGATGATGGACAAAGCAAAATCTTTAGGAAGGGAATTTGTAATTCAAGTTACGGGAACTGTTATAGAGCGTGAGTCTAAAAATGACAAATTACCCACTGGAAATGTAGAGGTTTTGGTATCTAAACTAGAAATTTTAAATGCTTCTGTAACGCCTCCTTTTACCATTGAAGATAACACCGATGGTGGAGATGATATTCGTATGAAATACCGATACTTAGATATTCGAAGAAACCCGGTTAAGAATAGCCTTATTTTTCGTCATAAAGTAGCTATGGAAGTACGAAAATATTTGTCTGATCAAGATTTTATAGAAGTAGAAACACCTTATTTAATAAAATCTACACCAGAAGGAGCAAGAGACTTTGTGGTGCCTTCTCGTATGAATGAAGGTCAGTTTTACGCTTTGCCACAGTCACCTCAAACATTTAAGCAACTATTAATGGTAGGTGGAATGGATAAGTATTTTCAGATTGTTAAATGTTTTAGAGATGAAGATTTACGAGCAGATAGACAACCAGAATTTACACAGATAGATTGTGAAATGGCTTTTGTAGAGCAAGAAGATATTTTAAATATTTTTGAGGGCTTAACACGTCATTTACTAAAAGAAGTAAACAATGTAGAGGTAGAAAAGTTTCCAAGAATGTTGTATGATGATGCCATGCGTTTGTACGGAAATGACAAACCAGATATTCGTTTCGGAATGGAGTTTGCCGAGTTAAATGAGGTAACCCAGCATAAAGATTTTGGAGTATTTAATTCGGCAGAATTAGTGATTGGAATTGCAGTTCCTGGTGGAAATGCATACACTAGAAAAGAGATAGATAATTTAATAAAATGGGTTAAGAGACCACAAGTTGGAGCACTTGGTATGATATATTGTCGTGTGCAAGAAGATGGTTCTTTTAAATCTTCTGTAGATAAATTTTACGATCAAGAAGATTTGGCTAAATGGGCTGCAAAAACTGGTGCAAAAACGGGCGATTTAATTTGTGTGTTATCTGGCGAAACTAATAAAGTTCGTGCGCAATTGTCTGCTTTAAGAATGGAATTAGCAGAACGTTTAGGATTGCGAGACCCAAAAGTATTTGCACCGTTGTGGGTAATTGATTTTCCGTTATTAGAGCTCGACGAAGAAACAGGAAATTACCATGCTATGCATCATCCGTTTACATCACCTAAGCCAGGTCAAATAGAATTGTTAGATACAAATCCAGGAGCAGTAAAGGCTAATGCTTATGATTTGGTTTTAAATGGAAATGAAATTGGCGGAGGTTCTATTAGAATTCATGACAAGAAAACACAAGCAACCATGCTGAAGCACCTTGGTTTTTCTGAAGAAGAAGCCAAAGCACAATTTGGTTTTTTAATGGATGCTTTTGAATACGGAGCACCACCTCATGGAGGCTTGGCTTTCGGATTAGATAGATTAGTAGCCATTTTAGGAGGTCATGAAACGATTAGAGATTTTATTGCTTTTCCAAAAAACAACTCGGGTAGAGATGTGATGATAGATGCACCGGCTTATATACATAATGAGCAGCTACAAGAGTTGCATCTAAAATTAAATGTTAAAGAACCTACATAA
- a CDS encoding cupin domain-containing protein: MSVINIQEKFNLFSDYWSPKKIGELNGQQILLAKIKGEFVFHKHDDEDELFMVKKGTLEMHLRDKVVTIKEGEFYIVPKKVEHKPVAKEEVHILLFEPLSTKHTGNIMADITVNEYESI, from the coding sequence ATGAGCGTAATTAACATTCAAGAAAAATTCAATTTATTTTCAGACTATTGGTCTCCAAAGAAAATAGGAGAATTAAACGGGCAACAAATACTTTTAGCCAAAATAAAAGGTGAATTTGTTTTTCATAAACACGATGATGAAGACGAACTTTTTATGGTAAAAAAAGGGACTTTAGAAATGCACTTGAGAGATAAAGTAGTTACTATTAAAGAAGGCGAATTTTATATTGTTCCTAAAAAAGTAGAACATAAACCAGTTGCCAAAGAAGAAGTGCATATTTTATTATTTGAACCACTTTCAACAAAACACACTGGCAATATTATGGCAGATATTACAGTAAATGAATACGAATCCATTTAA
- the rsmI gene encoding 16S rRNA (cytidine(1402)-2'-O)-methyltransferase translates to MSKLYIVPTPIGNLEDITLRAIKVLKEVDFILAEDTRTSGKLLKHFDIETQMHSHHMHNEHKSVNGIVQRIKNGETCALISDAGTPAISDPGFLLTRACVENNINVDCLPGATAFVPALVNSGLPNDKFVFEGFLPVKKGRQTRLLLLSEEKRTMIFYESPHKLVKTLGHFEAYFGEKRQISVSRELTKMFEETIRGTTTEVLAHYTAKPPKGEIVIIVEGKK, encoded by the coding sequence ATGAGTAAATTATATATTGTTCCAACGCCTATTGGCAATTTAGAAGACATTACTTTAAGAGCAATTAAAGTTTTAAAAGAAGTAGATTTTATTTTAGCAGAAGATACTAGAACTAGCGGAAAGTTGTTAAAACACTTCGATATTGAAACCCAAATGCACAGCCATCATATGCACAACGAACATAAGTCTGTGAACGGAATTGTGCAAAGAATTAAAAATGGAGAAACATGCGCATTAATTTCCGATGCCGGAACCCCAGCAATATCAGACCCTGGTTTTTTATTAACCAGAGCTTGTGTAGAAAACAATATAAATGTAGACTGCCTTCCTGGGGCAACTGCATTTGTACCTGCGTTGGTAAACTCTGGCTTACCAAATGATAAGTTTGTATTTGAAGGTTTTTTACCTGTTAAAAAAGGAAGACAAACAAGACTTTTACTTTTATCTGAAGAAAAAAGAACCATGATTTTTTATGAGTCGCCACATAAGTTGGTAAAAACTTTAGGCCATTTTGAAGCATATTTTGGAGAAAAAAGACAAATTTCTGTTTCTAGAGAGCTTACAAAAATGTTTGAAGAAACAATACGTGGTACTACAACAGAAGTGCTAGCACACTATACGGCTAAGCCTCCAAAAGGCGAAATTGTAATTATTGTTGAAGGTAAAAAATAA
- a CDS encoding HopJ type III effector protein: MTIHKFIKKVKATPQMVTFSETMQVIETNYHFTPTGFTNGKIKNSVGENAGSCKLFAFAKLQKLTKEETLACFGEHYKSVLEDENGDSHQNIRNFMKTGFYGLSFDNEALALK; encoded by the coding sequence ATGACTATTCATAAATTTATTAAAAAAGTTAAAGCAACTCCACAAATGGTTACCTTTTCAGAAACAATGCAAGTTATTGAAACTAATTACCACTTCACTCCTACAGGCTTTACTAACGGAAAAATAAAAAACAGTGTTGGAGAAAATGCTGGATCTTGTAAGTTATTCGCTTTTGCAAAACTTCAAAAACTAACAAAAGAAGAAACCTTAGCTTGTTTTGGAGAACATTATAAAAGCGTTTTAGAGGATGAAAATGGAGATTCTCATCAAAACATAAGAAATTTTATGAAAACTGGTTTTTACGGATTGTCATTTGACAATGAAGCTTTAGCTTTGAAATAA
- a CDS encoding carboxymuconolactone decarboxylase family protein: MPLVNPLDASHDLETKELATFFNETLGFCPNSVLTMQHRPAISKAFINLNKAVMANEGRVTAALKRMIAWVSSNAAGCRYCQAHAIRAAERYGANEAQLNHIWEYKTHPAFSEAERAALDFSLAASVVPNAVDKKIKDTLYTYWDEGEIVEMLGVISLFGYLNRWNDSMGTTLETPAIDSGDQFLGKHGFEVGKHNGTKY, from the coding sequence ATGCCATTAGTAAACCCTTTAGATGCATCACACGATTTAGAAACAAAAGAATTAGCTACTTTTTTTAATGAAACTTTGGGTTTTTGTCCGAATTCGGTTTTAACCATGCAGCATCGACCTGCAATATCAAAAGCATTTATAAATTTAAACAAAGCTGTAATGGCAAATGAAGGTCGTGTAACGGCTGCATTAAAAAGGATGATTGCATGGGTTTCTAGTAATGCCGCTGGTTGTAGATATTGTCAGGCACACGCCATAAGAGCTGCAGAACGATATGGTGCAAACGAAGCACAATTAAACCATATTTGGGAGTACAAAACACATCCTGCTTTTTCTGAGGCCGAGAGAGCTGCTTTAGATTTTTCATTGGCAGCATCTGTAGTTCCAAATGCAGTAGACAAGAAAATAAAGGATACACTATACACGTATTGGGATGAAGGAGAAATTGTAGAGATGTTAGGAGTAATTTCGTTATTTGGTTATTTAAATAGGTGGAACGATTCTATGGGAACTACCTTAGAAACCCCAGCTATTGATAGTGGAGATCAGTTTTTAGGCAAGCATGGTTTTGAAGTTGGCAAGCATAATGGTACTAAATATTAG
- a CDS encoding T9SS type B sorting domain-containing protein translates to MSQEAPVVISASGNQPFCPGSSIKIVTDFSISDADDVGVPQLFIQISKGYQNGFDSLELVGNFPNINQSWNANEGKLTLSAIVSGSEIPFLTLENAVKEVVFKTTATENIADKTFSITINDKNYLPETDHFYEFVAAEGISWKQAKVAAEARTYFGRTGYLATLTSEVEADFAGKQAPSPGWIGGSDEETEGVWKWVTGPEAGTIFWIGQVSGTTPNFAKWNDNEPNNFGNVEEDYAHITDPSIGVRGAWNDLPNAGSEGLYKPKGYIVEYGAPGDPTLNIAATTSIYIPKVTNTTAATICQNGAATLSATSSEGDIIWYDAATGGNELAKGNNFTTPVLSVSQTYFVATSVNGCVKSTRIPVEVEVITKPTITNTMNDIVCSGAATLKAFASSGSVFWYTSLSSTTPFFTGTTLEIPNLTATTTYYVAASSFNCVSDNRTAVTATLDTDIPRFTIEEPRVVLCKDKGEVTLKINNPSGKFNYYWYRENALLPGTETEITVNETGLYKVKAISLAGCESDFQEITVSGSEIATITKDDFLITSNQLNNSIKLLNTNLGVGSYEFSLDDEFGVYKNDGFFENISPGTHTFYIRDKGGCGIVSYRFSIIDYPLFFTPNNDGLNDFWKINGFDTSFYTEAIIQIFNRFGVLLHVVQIDSEGWNGTYEGKKMPSNTYWYKVKLTDINGNTTEEIGSFSLIRK, encoded by the coding sequence TTGTCGCAAGAAGCACCAGTCGTAATATCAGCCAGTGGAAATCAACCCTTTTGTCCAGGAAGTTCCATAAAAATAGTAACTGACTTTTCAATTTCAGATGCTGATGATGTTGGAGTTCCTCAATTATTTATTCAAATATCTAAAGGGTATCAAAATGGTTTCGATAGTTTAGAATTGGTGGGCAATTTCCCTAATATCAATCAATCTTGGAATGCCAATGAAGGTAAGTTAACACTTTCTGCTATAGTTTCGGGTTCAGAAATTCCTTTTTTAACGTTAGAAAACGCTGTTAAGGAAGTTGTTTTTAAAACCACTGCAACCGAAAATATAGCAGATAAAACTTTTTCAATTACAATAAACGATAAAAATTACTTGCCCGAAACAGATCACTTTTATGAGTTTGTAGCAGCAGAGGGTATTTCTTGGAAACAAGCAAAAGTAGCTGCTGAGGCAAGAACATATTTTGGAAGAACAGGTTATTTAGCTACTTTAACAAGTGAAGTAGAAGCCGATTTTGCAGGAAAGCAAGCACCTTCCCCTGGCTGGATTGGTGGTTCTGATGAAGAAACAGAAGGTGTTTGGAAATGGGTAACTGGCCCTGAAGCTGGTACTATTTTCTGGATAGGACAAGTAAGTGGAACCACACCAAATTTTGCCAAATGGAACGATAATGAGCCTAATAATTTTGGAAATGTAGAAGAAGATTATGCACATATTACCGATCCGTCTATTGGTGTAAGAGGTGCTTGGAACGATTTGCCAAATGCAGGTTCTGAAGGGTTATATAAGCCAAAAGGATATATTGTAGAATATGGTGCTCCTGGAGACCCTACATTAAATATTGCTGCAACTACAAGTATATACATACCAAAAGTAACCAATACTACAGCTGCTACTATATGCCAAAATGGTGCGGCAACCCTTTCGGCAACTTCTAGTGAGGGAGATATTATTTGGTACGATGCAGCTACCGGAGGAAATGAACTAGCAAAAGGAAATAATTTTACAACACCAGTTTTGTCTGTTTCACAAACTTATTTTGTGGCAACTTCGGTTAATGGTTGTGTAAAAAGTACAAGAATTCCTGTAGAGGTAGAAGTTATTACCAAACCAACTATTACCAATACAATGAATGATATTGTTTGTTCTGGTGCTGCAACCTTAAAAGCGTTTGCTTCTTCTGGAAGTGTTTTTTGGTACACTTCTTTGAGTAGTACAACACCTTTTTTTACAGGAACTACGTTAGAAATTCCAAACTTAACTGCTACCACTACTTATTATGTTGCAGCAAGTTCTTTTAATTGTGTTTCTGATAATAGAACTGCTGTTACAGCAACGTTAGATACTGATATACCTCGTTTTACTATCGAAGAACCTAGAGTAGTTTTATGTAAAGACAAAGGAGAGGTAACTTTAAAAATTAACAATCCTTCTGGAAAGTTCAATTACTATTGGTATAGAGAAAATGCACTATTGCCAGGTACAGAAACAGAAATTACAGTTAATGAAACCGGACTTTACAAAGTTAAAGCTATTTCTTTGGCAGGATGCGAGTCGGATTTTCAAGAAATTACTGTATCTGGTTCTGAGATAGCAACCATAACGAAAGACGATTTTTTAATAACAAGTAATCAGCTAAATAATTCTATTAAATTGTTGAACACCAATTTAGGAGTTGGTTCTTATGAGTTTTCATTAGATGACGAATTTGGAGTTTATAAAAATGATGGTTTTTTCGAAAATATTTCTCCTGGAACTCATACATTTTACATAAGAGATAAAGGTGGTTGTGGTATTGTTTCATATCGTTTTTCTATCATTGATTATCCGCTATTTTTTACTCCAAATAATGATGGTTTAAATGATTTTTGGAAAATTAATGGTTTCGATACTTCTTTTTATACAGAGGCAATAATTCAGATTTTTAATAGATTTGGTGTTTTATTGCATGTAGTACAGATAGATAGCGAAGGTTGGAATGGAACTTATGAAGGGAAAAAAATGCCGTCAAATACCTATTGGTACAAGGTAAAATTAACCGATATCAATGGAAATACTACAGAGGAAATAGGAAGTTTTAGTTTAATAAGAAAATAA
- a CDS encoding OsmC family protein, which yields MDKNKTTTVWTQKEQFESDNPSGHKLTMYATANEENKDTVGYGPKALMLSSLAGCSALDVISLLEKMRAKPKDLKIEVTGELTDEHPRYYKNVKVDYHFYGNDLQLDKIEKAVNLSVTKYCGVMEMFRQFATVTTEIHHHTS from the coding sequence ATGGACAAAAATAAAACGACTACCGTTTGGACTCAAAAAGAACAATTTGAATCGGACAACCCAAGCGGACATAAATTAACCATGTATGCAACAGCAAATGAGGAAAATAAAGATACCGTCGGTTATGGTCCAAAAGCACTTATGCTATCTTCTTTGGCTGGTTGTTCTGCATTAGATGTTATCTCTTTATTAGAGAAAATGAGAGCAAAACCTAAAGATTTAAAAATAGAGGTTACGGGAGAATTAACAGATGAACATCCAAGATATTATAAAAACGTAAAAGTAGATTATCATTTTTATGGAAATGATTTACAATTAGATAAAATTGAAAAAGCAGTAAACTTATCTGTTACCAAATATTGCGGAGTTATGGAAATGTTTAGACAATTTGCAACGGTAACTACAGAAATTCATCACCATACTAGTTAA
- the recJ gene encoding single-stranded-DNA-specific exonuclease RecJ: MRWTLKNAPEKEKVAILASELQVDTTIAKILYQRNITTFNEAKKYFRPSLKDIHNPFLLKDMDLAVQRIETAIANQENILIYGDYDVDGTTAVSLVASYLKTIYNNIATYIPDRYAEGYGISFKGIDFAEDNNFSLIIALDCGIKALEKVAYAKEKNIDFIICDHHKPGKELPRAVAVLNAKREDCNYPFDELCGCGVGFKLIQALGVSRNQTIEYFVPYLDLVATAIAADIVPLTGENRALAYFGLQVINKKPRNGIKAIIEQVKKEFLTITDVVFIIAPRINAAGRIKHGNYAVELLTEMELEAAKEFASAIEVFNADRKNLDKKITAEALLQIKENNEEERFSTVVYKEDWHKGVIGIVASRLIEKYYKPTLVFTKSGDKLAASARSVNNFDVYNALEACSEYIEQFGGHKYAAGLTLLPENYKKFKNKFEEVVSKTLEKESLTPEIVIDSELELTEITPKFFRIIQQMAPFGPGNLKPIFKSTCVRDNGYGKQVGAEKTHLKLHIFQGDNKVTFNSIGFNLGDKIALIKDSFDIIYALDENEWNGVKSIQLLLKDLKSTGK; encoded by the coding sequence ATGAGATGGACGCTAAAAAATGCACCAGAAAAAGAAAAAGTAGCAATACTTGCCAGTGAACTTCAAGTAGATACTACCATTGCCAAAATTTTATATCAGCGAAACATCACTACTTTTAATGAAGCTAAAAAATATTTTAGACCCAGCTTAAAGGATATTCACAATCCGTTTTTACTAAAAGACATGGATCTTGCAGTTCAAAGAATAGAAACTGCAATCGCAAACCAAGAAAACATATTAATTTATGGAGATTATGATGTAGATGGAACTACAGCTGTTTCGTTAGTTGCCTCTTATTTAAAAACAATTTATAACAATATTGCAACCTATATTCCAGACAGATATGCCGAAGGTTATGGCATCTCTTTTAAAGGAATTGACTTTGCAGAAGACAACAATTTCTCTTTAATTATTGCGCTAGACTGCGGTATAAAAGCCCTTGAAAAAGTAGCCTATGCTAAAGAAAAAAATATTGATTTTATTATTTGCGACCATCATAAACCAGGAAAAGAATTACCAAGAGCAGTAGCTGTTTTAAATGCTAAAAGAGAAGATTGCAATTACCCTTTCGATGAACTTTGTGGCTGTGGTGTTGGTTTTAAATTAATACAAGCTTTAGGTGTTTCTAGAAACCAAACAATAGAATATTTTGTACCGTATTTAGATTTAGTAGCCACCGCCATTGCGGCTGACATTGTACCTTTAACAGGAGAAAACAGGGCACTTGCGTATTTTGGTTTGCAAGTAATAAATAAAAAACCAAGAAATGGTATTAAAGCGATTATAGAACAAGTTAAAAAAGAGTTTCTAACCATAACAGATGTGGTGTTTATAATTGCTCCAAGAATTAACGCTGCTGGTAGAATAAAGCATGGTAATTATGCCGTCGAATTGCTAACTGAAATGGAACTAGAAGCAGCAAAAGAGTTTGCTAGTGCTATTGAAGTTTTTAATGCTGATAGAAAAAATTTAGATAAAAAAATAACCGCAGAAGCACTTCTTCAAATCAAAGAAAATAACGAAGAAGAACGATTTTCAACTGTTGTATATAAAGAAGATTGGCATAAAGGTGTAATTGGTATTGTTGCTTCTCGTTTGATAGAAAAATATTACAAACCTACTTTAGTATTTACAAAAAGTGGAGATAAACTAGCAGCTTCTGCACGTTCTGTAAATAATTTTGATGTTTATAATGCTTTAGAAGCTTGCAGCGAATATATAGAGCAGTTTGGGGGACATAAATATGCTGCCGGACTCACTTTACTTCCAGAAAATTATAAAAAATTTAAAAATAAGTTTGAAGAGGTAGTCTCTAAAACTCTAGAAAAAGAATCCTTAACTCCAGAAATAGTAATTGATTCTGAATTAGAATTAACAGAGATAACCCCAAAATTTTTCAGAATTATTCAACAAATGGCACCATTTGGTCCGGGTAACTTAAAACCCATTTTTAAATCTACCTGTGTTAGAGATAATGGTTATGGAAAACAAGTAGGAGCAGAAAAAACACATTTAAAGTTGCATATTTTTCAGGGCGATAACAAGGTTACTTTTAATAGTATTGGTTTTAATCTCGGCGACAAAATAGCTTTAATTAAAGATAGCTTCGATATTATTTATGCATTAGATGAAAACGAATGGAATGGCGTAAAATCTATACAGTTATTATTAAAAGATTTAAAATCTACCGGTAAATAA
- a CDS encoding helix-turn-helix domain-containing protein produces MSKNPELTLALNFIEKTDRNLFITGKAGTGKTTFLHQIKRESKKRMVIVAPTGVAAINAKGVTIHSFFQMPFGPILPNQPQNNQQRRFSKTKIDIIKSLDLIIIDEISMVRADLLDGIDQVMRRYKNRDKVFGGAQVLMIGDLQQLAPVVKPNEWSLLQQYYNTVYFFSASSYKSANVVSIELKHIYRQKNEDFIKILNEVRTDTLSKESAAILNQKYNPSFSPSKEDGYITLTTHNNRANLINNSELHKLTTKSVFFKADISGKFSESAYPNAENLELKIGAQVLFVKNDSSQEKRYYNGKIGIITGFTKSSVMVKCTGDVEEIEVEKEIWSNISYAINEETKAIKENLIGAFSQIPLRLAWAITIHKSQGLTFEKAIIDAEASFAHGQTYVALSRCTSLEGLVLKTKISNDAIINDATVKTFNESVEENHPDEAILIASEQQFQLNLITELLDYQPFLYPITRLIDIYYKNRNSIKGDVIDHLETTKNDGIVALMKVSNAFKKQLEVLAQDNVLPENSSIVQERFKKAMDYFLVNTKSNIQKPLDAIQFSTDNKTVKTDFVKHFDALQEKLEEKLFVLEKMSTGFATKLYLEVRAKAVLQNQVPTKKKKVISKRDPILALKLRELRDNISIELAIPHFQIFTQETLYAICDALPRSTSALLKIAGMGKTRVSKYGDEILGVIENYCKENGINKFNEQKKEDKKPTKQITFELFTAGLSIKEIAKERKLTPATIENHLANYIVTGDIDVLEIIDIKRYKKVRNEIEQAGKVKGLTALKEKVSSDITYMELKMVLLSMEN; encoded by the coding sequence ATGTCGAAAAATCCTGAACTTACATTAGCCTTAAATTTTATTGAAAAAACCGATAGAAACCTTTTTATAACAGGAAAGGCAGGAACAGGTAAAACTACTTTTTTACACCAAATTAAAAGAGAATCGAAAAAAAGAATGGTAATTGTAGCCCCAACTGGTGTTGCAGCCATCAATGCAAAAGGAGTTACAATTCACTCTTTTTTTCAAATGCCATTCGGCCCAATACTTCCCAATCAGCCTCAGAATAACCAACAACGTAGGTTTTCAAAAACAAAAATAGATATTATAAAGTCGTTAGATTTAATAATTATAGACGAAATTTCTATGGTGAGAGCAGACTTGTTAGATGGCATAGACCAAGTAATGCGGAGGTATAAAAATAGAGATAAAGTTTTTGGTGGTGCTCAGGTATTAATGATTGGAGATTTACAACAGTTGGCACCTGTTGTGAAACCAAATGAATGGAGTTTGTTGCAGCAATATTACAATACCGTATATTTTTTTAGTGCTTCGTCCTATAAATCTGCAAATGTAGTTTCTATTGAATTAAAACATATTTATAGACAGAAAAATGAAGATTTTATTAAAATATTAAACGAAGTTAGAACCGACACTTTAAGTAAAGAATCTGCAGCAATTTTAAATCAAAAATACAACCCTAGTTTTTCACCTTCAAAAGAGGACGGTTATATTACTTTAACGACTCATAATAATAGAGCCAACTTAATTAATAATTCTGAATTACATAAGTTAACTACTAAGAGTGTTTTTTTTAAAGCAGATATTTCAGGTAAATTTAGTGAGAGTGCATACCCAAATGCAGAAAATTTAGAATTAAAAATTGGAGCACAAGTACTTTTTGTTAAAAATGATTCTTCTCAAGAGAAAAGATATTATAATGGTAAAATTGGAATAATTACAGGTTTTACCAAAAGTTCGGTAATGGTAAAATGTACCGGTGATGTGGAAGAAATTGAGGTAGAAAAAGAAATATGGTCCAATATAAGTTACGCTATAAATGAAGAAACAAAAGCTATTAAAGAAAATTTAATTGGTGCTTTTTCTCAAATTCCACTTCGTTTAGCTTGGGCTATAACCATCCATAAAAGTCAGGGTTTAACGTTCGAAAAAGCAATAATAGATGCAGAAGCTTCTTTTGCTCACGGCCAAACTTATGTGGCCTTAAGTAGATGTACTTCTTTAGAAGGGTTGGTTTTGAAAACAAAAATTTCTAACGATGCAATTATTAATGATGCAACTGTTAAAACTTTTAATGAAAGTGTAGAAGAAAATCATCCAGATGAAGCAATCTTAATTGCTTCTGAGCAACAATTTCAATTAAACTTGATAACAGAACTTTTAGATTATCAGCCTTTTTTATATCCAATTACTAGACTCATAGATATTTATTACAAAAATAGAAATAGTATTAAAGGAGATGTAATTGATCATTTAGAAACTACAAAAAATGATGGAATTGTTGCATTAATGAAAGTTTCTAATGCTTTTAAAAAACAATTAGAAGTCTTGGCACAAGACAATGTATTACCTGAAAATAGTTCAATTGTTCAAGAACGTTTTAAAAAAGCAATGGATTATTTTTTAGTAAATACAAAAAGTAATATTCAAAAGCCGTTAGATGCAATTCAGTTTTCTACAGACAATAAAACAGTAAAAACAGACTTTGTAAAACATTTTGATGCTTTACAAGAGAAGTTAGAAGAAAAGTTATTTGTCTTAGAAAAAATGAGTACTGGCTTTGCTACAAAATTGTATTTAGAGGTAAGAGCAAAGGCTGTTTTACAAAACCAAGTTCCAACAAAAAAGAAAAAAGTTATTTCTAAAAGAGATCCTATTTTAGCTTTAAAATTACGAGAGTTAAGAGATAATATTTCTATAGAATTGGCAATTCCGCATTTTCAAATATTTACGCAAGAAACGTTATATGCCATTTGCGATGCTTTACCAAGATCTACATCTGCACTATTAAAAATTGCAGGAATGGGTAAAACAAGAGTTTCTAAATATGGTGATGAAATTTTAGGAGTAATAGAAAATTATTGCAAAGAAAATGGAATAAATAAATTTAATGAACAAAAAAAAGAGGATAAAAAACCAACAAAACAAATAACTTTCGAGTTGTTTACAGCAGGTTTATCTATTAAAGAAATTGCAAAAGAAAGAAAATTGACTCCTGCAACAATAGAAAATCATTTGGCAAATTATATAGTTACTGGAGATATAGATGTACTAGAAATAATAGATATTAAAAGATATAAAAAAGTGCGAAATGAAATTGAGCAAGCAGGCAAAGTAAAAGGATTAACTGCATTAAAAGAAAAAGTATCTTCAGATATTACGTATATGGAGTTAAAAATGGTTTTATTGTCTATGGAAAATTAA